A window of the Teredinibacter franksiae genome harbors these coding sequences:
- a CDS encoding response regulator transcription factor, which produces MKTPIFISSSSQHLPSWKEAFPGSSFFCGLPPRFDNFDESLIFVDYSNLQNDEKHAWLESCVATGRKVFVLSRTPNLIEAIEVIKAGAVGYGHTLSAPSRMREMMLVVSHGGLWVGNKLLKRVMAALSQKPWPNTEQKKTGVERYAGILSQREITVGQWVAQGATNAEISAAINIKERTVKAHITSIFSKLNVRNRVELALLLNNIQVSRPSIQNSSNRPAL; this is translated from the coding sequence ATGAAGACGCCTATTTTTATTAGCTCTTCGTCACAACACCTGCCAAGTTGGAAGGAGGCCTTTCCTGGTTCGTCCTTTTTTTGTGGGCTTCCCCCGCGTTTTGATAACTTTGATGAATCCCTTATTTTTGTTGATTATTCGAACCTCCAAAACGATGAAAAACACGCTTGGTTAGAAAGCTGTGTGGCAACAGGGCGTAAAGTGTTTGTGTTAAGTCGAACGCCTAATTTGATCGAGGCCATAGAGGTTATAAAAGCAGGTGCAGTGGGTTATGGCCACACGCTATCGGCTCCCAGCCGTATGCGGGAAATGATGCTGGTGGTTAGTCATGGTGGCCTTTGGGTTGGCAATAAGCTGCTCAAGCGGGTAATGGCGGCGTTAAGTCAAAAACCTTGGCCAAATACTGAACAAAAAAAAACCGGGGTTGAACGATATGCAGGCATACTCAGCCAGCGAGAAATTACCGTGGGCCAATGGGTTGCTCAGGGCGCGACCAACGCTGAAATATCCGCTGCAATCAATATTAAAGAAAGAACGGTAAAAGCCCACATAACCTCCATTTTTAGCAAGCTTAACGTGCGGAATCGCGTTGAATTGGCCTTGCTCCTCAATAATATCCAGGTTTCCCGCCCATCTATCCAAAATTCGTCTAACAGACCTGCCCTTTAG
- a CDS encoding HlyD family type I secretion periplasmic adaptor subunit translates to MSKPVIPDSGAANKNDATENKKRLRNIAVKPLDKILEAIDTAPDEADSLTWEESADRARVEQNPIKTRIMFYTLCTTIVVLIVWSAFAEVDQVTRGEGKVIPSQQVQILQSLDGGVITDIRMKEGDIVEKGQLLIKLDATRFQSNFSESNAELLALTAKIVRLRAVVEDTDFIPGNDLQTAAPALVKHERRLFETSHEELEVLKKIAQQQITQREEEFVEAEAARDRAIKTARLAERELEVTRPLVASGAVSEVEILRLQRDLANMVGERDQALAQIRRLHSAIAEAKQKFIEVELNFKNDIRENMSIAMARLSVLQGASSGLSDRVKQTAVRSPVRGTIKRLFYNTIGGVVLSGKEIVEIIPLDDSLLLEARIKPQDIAFLHPGQLANVKFTAYDFVVYGGLDAKVEHIGADTVMDENGNPFYIVRVRTFESSLGVGKPIIPGMVATVDVLTGKKTILAYMLKPLLRAKQYALSEK, encoded by the coding sequence ATGAGTAAGCCTGTGATACCTGACAGCGGCGCCGCGAACAAAAATGACGCAACCGAGAATAAAAAGCGCCTGAGAAACATTGCAGTAAAACCGCTAGATAAAATTCTGGAAGCCATTGATACCGCACCGGATGAAGCGGATTCCTTAACATGGGAAGAGAGCGCAGATCGCGCGCGCGTAGAGCAAAACCCGATAAAAACACGGATAATGTTTTATACGCTTTGTACCACAATAGTAGTATTAATTGTTTGGTCTGCCTTTGCCGAAGTGGACCAGGTAACGCGGGGCGAAGGTAAGGTTATACCTTCGCAGCAAGTGCAGATTCTGCAATCACTGGACGGTGGTGTGATCACTGATATTCGCATGAAAGAAGGCGATATTGTTGAGAAAGGCCAGTTACTGATAAAGCTAGATGCCACTCGCTTTCAATCCAATTTTTCTGAGAGTAATGCGGAGCTACTGGCGCTGACGGCGAAAATTGTTCGGCTTCGTGCGGTGGTTGAGGATACTGATTTCATTCCAGGAAATGACCTCCAAACCGCTGCGCCAGCGCTAGTTAAGCATGAGCGGCGGCTGTTTGAAACCAGTCATGAGGAACTGGAGGTGCTGAAAAAGATAGCCCAGCAGCAAATTACCCAAAGAGAAGAGGAGTTTGTGGAGGCCGAAGCCGCTCGTGATCGCGCCATAAAAACCGCAAGATTGGCGGAGCGTGAGCTGGAGGTGACCCGACCATTGGTGGCATCGGGTGCAGTATCGGAAGTGGAGATTTTGCGCTTGCAAAGGGATTTAGCCAATATGGTTGGCGAGCGAGATCAGGCCCTCGCACAAATTCGTCGCTTGCATTCAGCCATAGCTGAGGCCAAGCAAAAGTTTATTGAGGTAGAACTCAATTTTAAAAATGATATACGCGAGAACATGTCTATTGCCATGGCGCGGCTCAGTGTGCTGCAGGGGGCTTCGTCAGGTTTGAGTGATAGGGTAAAACAAACGGCTGTGCGCTCTCCGGTGCGGGGAACAATAAAAAGACTCTTTTATAACACTATCGGTGGGGTGGTGCTCTCTGGAAAAGAGATTGTAGAGATTATTCCGTTGGATGACAGTCTGTTGTTGGAGGCGCGCATTAAGCCCCAAGATATTGCTTTTTTACATCCGGGGCAACTTGCTAACGTTAAATTTACGGCCTACGATTTTGTCGTGTATGGCGGGCTCGATGCCAAGGTAGAACATATTGGCGCGGATACCGTAATGGATGAGAACGGTAACCCCTTTTATATTGTAAGAGTACGCACTTTCGAATCTAGCCTTGGTGTAGGTAAACCGATTATCCCTGGAATGGTTGCCACAGTAGATGTGTTAACAGGCAAGAAAACTATTTTAGCCTATATGCTCAAGCCGCTCTTGCGTGCTAAACAATACGCATTGTCGGAAAAATGA
- a CDS encoding type I secretion system permease/ATPase, with amino-acid sequence MNSADSLLDCLLILGSIHGQVTTRESLTAGLPLENARLDPKLFSRAASRIGLTTKIHKKTLSHINPSLLPAVLLLHDNKACLLLRFTENNRATVVFPELGDATVEISIEELEQQYLGRVIFARPRFRFDQRSPDLKNSHTHNHWFWGSFKASFSLYRDVLVAAFFINLMAIALPLFTMNVYDRVIPNSAVETLWVLAIGVAIVVIADAILRTIRGYYLDLASKRIDIRLSAQIMERVLGLRMESRPVSAGSFAANLRSFETIRDFITSATITAVIDLPFTLIFLVLIFWIAGPMALPALVGMTVIVLFALTTQAKMEELTETTYRASALRNATLIESLVGLDTVKAMAAESIMQRRWEHSATFLARVSIQLRLLASSNVNLVMWVQQWVTIGVIITGVYLISAGELSMGGLIASTMLTARAMAPFGGIAGLLTQYHHARTAFSSLDEIMDTPQERSEDARLVHRQKLKGKIEFRNVSFTYPGGDTPALKNVSFTIQPGEHVAFLGRVGSGKSSVQRLAIGLYQATEGSVLVDGIDVRQLDLSELRQQVGYVSQDVTLFYGSLRENIVLAHPQADDQDVVRAAEFANLGDFVNTHPKGFDMIIGERGDSISGGQRKSIALARGVVHDPQVLLLDEPTGSMDHSTETWINNQLQEYGVGKTILVATHRTSVLSWVDRIIVIDNGQVVADGPRDNVASALREGRIGKAS; translated from the coding sequence GTGAATAGTGCGGACTCACTGCTTGACTGCTTATTAATTCTTGGGTCTATCCACGGTCAAGTGACGACGCGGGAATCGCTTACTGCAGGGCTACCGCTAGAAAATGCGCGCCTTGACCCAAAACTGTTTTCTCGAGCCGCTAGTCGTATTGGATTGACAACCAAAATCCACAAAAAAACGCTAAGTCATATAAACCCTTCTTTACTTCCGGCTGTGTTGTTATTGCATGACAACAAGGCATGTTTGTTGTTGCGATTTACTGAAAATAACCGTGCCACGGTGGTTTTTCCTGAGCTTGGAGACGCAACAGTTGAGATCAGCATTGAGGAGCTTGAACAGCAATATTTAGGGCGGGTTATTTTTGCTCGGCCGCGATTCCGTTTTGACCAACGTAGCCCGGATTTAAAAAACAGCCATACCCATAACCATTGGTTTTGGGGTAGTTTTAAGGCCAGCTTCAGCCTTTACCGTGATGTGTTGGTGGCTGCGTTTTTTATTAATCTTATGGCCATAGCATTGCCCTTGTTTACTATGAATGTGTATGACCGGGTAATACCTAACAGCGCAGTGGAAACGCTGTGGGTGTTGGCCATTGGTGTTGCCATTGTTGTTATTGCCGATGCTATATTGCGCACCATTCGTGGCTATTATTTGGACCTTGCCAGTAAGCGTATAGATATTCGTTTGTCCGCACAAATTATGGAGCGGGTATTGGGCTTGCGTATGGAATCGCGGCCTGTGTCTGCCGGTTCCTTTGCTGCAAATTTACGTTCCTTTGAGACCATTCGTGATTTCATTACGTCCGCTACTATAACGGCGGTTATCGATTTACCGTTCACGCTTATTTTTTTAGTGCTGATATTTTGGATAGCAGGGCCTATGGCCCTACCTGCTTTGGTTGGTATGACTGTAATAGTGCTCTTTGCACTTACTACGCAAGCCAAAATGGAAGAGCTTACCGAGACGACCTATAGGGCAAGTGCTTTGCGTAATGCGACGCTTATAGAGAGCCTTGTTGGGTTGGATACGGTAAAAGCCATGGCGGCTGAAAGTATTATGCAGCGCCGATGGGAGCATTCGGCCACATTCCTTGCTCGGGTATCTATACAGCTCCGGTTGCTGGCTTCCTCTAATGTTAATTTAGTAATGTGGGTGCAGCAATGGGTCACCATTGGTGTGATTATCACGGGTGTGTACCTTATTAGCGCAGGTGAACTTTCCATGGGAGGTTTGATTGCAAGCACGATGTTAACGGCGCGCGCCATGGCCCCGTTTGGAGGGATTGCAGGGCTTCTTACTCAGTATCACCACGCACGTACGGCGTTTTCGTCCTTGGATGAAATTATGGACACGCCCCAGGAGCGCAGCGAGGATGCGCGCTTGGTACACCGCCAAAAATTAAAGGGAAAAATTGAATTTCGTAATGTGTCTTTTACGTATCCCGGCGGCGATACACCAGCGCTGAAAAATGTTTCTTTTACCATTCAGCCCGGCGAGCACGTGGCATTTCTTGGTCGTGTTGGCTCAGGGAAAAGTAGTGTGCAACGATTGGCAATTGGCTTGTACCAAGCGACCGAAGGTTCGGTATTGGTGGACGGCATAGACGTTAGGCAGCTGGACCTGTCCGAGCTTCGCCAGCAGGTGGGTTATGTTTCGCAAGATGTAACACTTTTTTACGGTAGTTTGCGTGAAAATATCGTGCTCGCGCACCCGCAAGCCGATGATCAGGACGTGGTTCGCGCTGCCGAATTTGCCAATTTAGGTGACTTTGTTAATACCCATCCTAAAGGCTTCGACATGATTATTGGCGAGCGCGGAGACTCGATTTCGGGGGGGCAAAGAAAATCTATTGCGCTCGCCCGAGGGGTGGTGCACGACCCACAAGTGTTGTTGCTGGATGAGCCGACGGGGTCAATGGACCACTCGACTGAAACCTGGATTAACAATCAGCTTCAAGAGTACGGTGTTGGTAAAACTATTTTGGTGGCCACTCATCGAACTTCTGTATTGAGCTGGGTGGACCGCATTATTGTGATCGATAACGGTCAGGTGGTGGCAGATGGTCCGCGCGACAATGTTGCAAGCGCATTGCGGGAAGGCCGTATTGGGAAAGCGTCATGA
- a CDS encoding TolC family outer membrane protein, whose product MIIRWSLWAFTCLNLSFLSAYAVAKPMGNDTLKAAVARAAVNNPGVQAAWNAFEAANQGVRASKGGYFPKLDLTLEAGQERTEDPQQIAESYDTKNYQLVMTQMLFDGFATKQDVAKQNYAKLARYYEFRQAAEETALETAQAYLDVLRYRELVEIAKDNYFQHLRYHRDIENRANSGIGRGVDFEQAKARLALSESNVLTETTNLHDVSVRYHRLVGRFPQEQMSPPSLPVRKIPSQRKDALERAFLSNPQLNASIENIRLSRADFKGRTAPMMPRLDLRLRKQLDENTRGFPGEYDEEAVELVLSYNLYNGGSDRARRKQSQYLMYEATDTRDRICREVRQTVSIAHNDIFSKKTLIGYLEKNVDAIAKARAAYKDQFDIGQRTLLDLLDTENEYFEVKRALVNANYDSLLAQIRTMAGMGVFLYALNIETLDKAIFDDLDLSQEESLKARCPAQAPAMQSLVFDKKKILGDRKVKVMPLSQREVMRLDIKFNHQSADISTGSWPEIERAGSFLCDHPDIRGIVEGHTDSLGSDDYNLTLSQARAKSVRIALVQVCRSASIRLSSVGLGEARPIARNDTELGRATNRRVELVLESEQGGYTQQDDQDKTHSSEY is encoded by the coding sequence TTGATAATACGATGGTCTCTGTGGGCATTCACTTGCCTCAACTTGAGCTTTTTAAGTGCTTATGCCGTTGCTAAGCCTATGGGCAATGACACATTAAAAGCTGCGGTGGCCCGCGCTGCGGTCAATAATCCTGGTGTTCAGGCTGCTTGGAATGCCTTTGAGGCGGCTAATCAGGGGGTTAGGGCATCCAAAGGGGGGTACTTTCCCAAGCTGGATTTAACGCTTGAAGCCGGGCAAGAGCGCACTGAAGACCCTCAGCAGATAGCTGAATCCTACGACACTAAGAACTATCAGCTGGTTATGACGCAGATGCTATTTGATGGCTTTGCGACCAAGCAGGATGTTGCTAAGCAGAATTATGCAAAGTTAGCGCGTTACTACGAGTTCAGACAGGCGGCAGAGGAGACAGCACTGGAGACGGCCCAGGCTTATCTGGATGTGTTGCGGTATCGCGAGCTGGTTGAAATTGCAAAGGACAACTATTTTCAGCATTTGCGCTATCACAGAGATATAGAGAATCGAGCAAATTCGGGTATTGGGCGGGGCGTGGATTTTGAACAGGCAAAAGCGCGTTTGGCGCTTTCTGAATCCAATGTACTCACCGAGACCACTAATCTTCACGATGTGTCTGTGCGCTATCATAGGCTGGTGGGGCGCTTTCCCCAAGAGCAAATGAGCCCTCCTAGTTTACCTGTAAGAAAGATTCCCTCGCAGCGTAAAGATGCTTTAGAGCGAGCATTTCTCTCAAACCCTCAGTTGAATGCTTCCATCGAGAATATTCGCCTTTCACGGGCAGACTTTAAGGGCAGAACGGCCCCGATGATGCCGCGTTTAGACCTCAGGCTTCGCAAACAGCTTGATGAGAATACTCGGGGCTTTCCGGGTGAATACGATGAAGAAGCCGTGGAGCTTGTGCTTTCATACAACCTTTACAATGGTGGAAGTGATCGGGCTAGGCGTAAGCAATCCCAATATTTAATGTATGAAGCCACGGATACGCGAGACCGCATTTGTCGTGAAGTAAGGCAAACGGTGTCAATTGCTCATAATGATATCTTCAGTAAAAAAACCTTAATCGGGTATTTAGAGAAAAATGTCGATGCAATAGCAAAAGCACGTGCAGCCTACAAAGACCAATTTGATATTGGCCAGCGTACGCTGCTGGATTTGCTTGATACAGAAAATGAATACTTTGAGGTAAAGCGTGCGCTGGTAAACGCCAATTATGATTCATTACTGGCACAAATTCGCACTATGGCCGGTATGGGTGTGTTTCTTTATGCGTTGAATATCGAGACCTTAGATAAAGCTATTTTTGATGATTTGGATTTAAGTCAGGAGGAGTCTTTAAAGGCGAGATGCCCGGCACAAGCACCGGCTATGCAAAGCTTAGTGTTCGATAAGAAGAAAATATTAGGTGACAGAAAAGTTAAAGTAATGCCTTTGAGCCAACGTGAAGTTATGCGGCTGGATATTAAGTTTAACCACCAGTCCGCCGATATAAGCACTGGAAGTTGGCCGGAAATTGAGCGAGCGGGCTCATTTCTGTGTGATCACCCGGATATTCGCGGTATTGTTGAGGGGCACACCGATTCACTGGGGTCGGACGATTACAATTTGACCCTGTCGCAGGCTCGCGCAAAATCGGTGCGTATTGCGCTGGTTCAAGTGTGTAGGAGTGCAAGCATTCGCCTTTCGTCGGTAGGTTTGGGCGAAGCTCGCCCTATCGCTCGCAATGATACAGAGCTTGGGCGCGCCACCAATAGGCGCGTAGAGTTGGTACTGGAAAGTGAGCAGGGCGGCTATACTCAGCAGGATGACCAAGACAAAACTCATTCCTCTGAATACTGA
- a CDS encoding winged helix-turn-helix domain-containing protein: protein MENEKPSKTKTSFYRRLYLAYLIDSGVNTVPAIINATGMPKRTAQDTILAFKELGIEVEFVGGTKNGVYQVNDWGAIYKDWIENNIQQVKDVLEYP from the coding sequence ATGGAAAACGAAAAACCAAGCAAAACGAAAACAAGCTTCTATCGCAGGCTGTACTTGGCCTATTTAATTGATAGTGGCGTTAATACAGTGCCAGCGATAATCAATGCTACAGGCATGCCAAAGCGAACGGCTCAAGACACAATACTTGCATTCAAGGAACTAGGGATTGAGGTTGAGTTTGTGGGCGGCACGAAAAACGGGGTTTACCAGGTTAATGATTGGGGCGCTATTTATAAAGACTGGATTGAGAATAATATACAGCAGGTCAAAGACGTGCTGGAATATCCGTAG